The proteins below are encoded in one region of Methanobacterium aggregans:
- a CDS encoding IMP cyclohydrolase, translated as MYLGRIVAVGSTENGKFAAYRVSSRSFPNRMAKSFKNRVSIVPTEGNEKDVFQNPYIAYNCIRIVGDVAVVTNGSHTDVIAEKIASGMNVRDSIALSLIAMDYEKDDYNTPRIACAVSPDEGSYIGIVTHDDVIVEKVPEGKSVYISTYEQTRPAYVDFEAEDAEDAAQFIMDGGKFAEFTNPVTSTAAFMKDGEWKISSI; from the coding sequence GTGTACCTTGGAAGAATAGTTGCAGTTGGAAGTACTGAAAATGGAAAATTCGCAGCATACAGAGTTTCAAGCCGTTCATTTCCAAACAGAATGGCAAAATCCTTCAAAAACCGAGTTTCAATAGTTCCAACAGAAGGAAATGAAAAGGATGTCTTTCAAAATCCGTATATAGCCTACAACTGTATTAGGATAGTTGGAGATGTTGCAGTGGTTACCAATGGTTCTCACACAGATGTTATAGCAGAAAAAATAGCGTCTGGAATGAACGTAAGGGATTCAATTGCCCTATCACTCATTGCAATGGACTACGAGAAGGATGATTACAACACACCAAGGATAGCATGTGCAGTATCTCCAGATGAAGGTTCGTACATAGGTATAGTGACCCATGACGATGTAATCGTTGAAAAGGTTCCAGAGGGAAAATCAGTGTACATATCCACCTATGAACAGACCAGACCCGCATACGTTGACTTTGAAGCAGAGGATGCAGAGGATGCAGCCCAGTTCATAATGGATGGGGGTAAATTTGCAGAGTTCACAAACCCTGTGACTTCAACTGCAGCTTTCATGAAGGATGGGGAATGGAAAATAAGTTCCATATAA
- a CDS encoding coenzyme F420-0:L-glutamate ligase, which produces MELKLIGIPGIPILKEGNNIADIILNALDEESLEICDGDVLVIAETIVSKSEGNIIDLKSLEPSELAFELSEKTGKTPEIAEAIINESKDIIKVGPDFIISETKHGFICANAGIDESNVGEGLATPMPADPDGSAGNIRQKIEKITGHEVAVIISDTQGRAFREGAIGTAIGISGMFPLWDRRGEQDLYGRELETTSIAVADELAAAASILMGQANEGIPVVIIRGVDYFKKLRTDSASVRSLLRPKKYDVFR; this is translated from the coding sequence ATGGAATTGAAACTCATAGGCATACCAGGTATACCTATTTTAAAGGAAGGAAATAATATTGCAGATATCATATTAAATGCTCTGGATGAAGAAAGCCTTGAAATCTGTGACGGTGACGTTCTGGTTATAGCAGAAACCATCGTATCAAAATCTGAGGGAAATATAATTGATCTTAAGAGTTTAGAGCCAAGTGAACTTGCATTTGAGCTTTCAGAGAAAACTGGGAAAACTCCTGAGATTGCAGAGGCCATAATAAATGAATCCAAGGATATAATAAAGGTTGGTCCTGATTTTATAATATCAGAAACAAAACACGGTTTCATATGTGCCAATGCAGGAATAGATGAATCCAATGTTGGTGAGGGACTTGCAACTCCAATGCCTGCAGATCCAGATGGGAGTGCAGGTAATATAAGGCAGAAAATTGAGAAAATCACAGGACATGAGGTTGCAGTTATAATTTCAGATACTCAGGGAAGGGCCTTCCGTGAAGGGGCTATTGGAACGGCAATTGGTATCTCTGGAATGTTTCCACTGTGGGACAGGCGAGGAGAACAAGATCTTTACGGTAGAGAACTTGAAACCACAAGTATAGCTGTTGCAGATGAACTTGCAGCCGCAGCTTCAATACTAATGGGACAGGCCAATGAGGGAATTCCTGTGGTTATAATCCGTGGTGTTGATTACTTCAAAAAGTTGAGAACTGATTCTGCAAGCGTAAGATCACTCCTGAGACCTAAGAAGTACGATGTTTTCAGATGA
- the cofD gene encoding 2-phospho-L-lactate transferase, with translation MITILSGGTGTPKLIQGIMQIVNPEEITVIVNTLENSYFSGVYVAADLDTVMYTLAGLINEETWYGIKGDTFITHETLKEIKCPETLKIGDKDRATKIQKTLLMKKYSLSRAVDIQRTALGIKSRIIPMSNQNSNITIVTDEGDMEFHEFLIERSGKPEVLDIQYNTVEPSPGLVESIEEADMVVLGPSNPVTSIKPIISMDGVVDALKKAHVTAVSPIIGGAPVSGPAAKFMSALGYEVSCSGVASLYGDFLDRFIIDVEDGKYKEKIERLISDVVVTNTNMRNIGNKLMLARSILGEIL, from the coding sequence ATGATAACCATACTTTCAGGTGGAACAGGCACCCCCAAGCTCATACAGGGAATTATGCAGATTGTAAACCCTGAAGAGATTACTGTGATTGTTAACACCCTTGAAAACTCTTATTTTTCAGGTGTTTACGTTGCAGCAGACCTAGACACAGTTATGTACACCCTTGCAGGTCTTATAAATGAGGAAACATGGTATGGAATTAAAGGTGATACATTTATTACACATGAAACTTTAAAGGAGATCAAATGTCCTGAAACCCTTAAAATTGGGGATAAAGACAGGGCAACAAAGATACAGAAAACCCTCCTCATGAAAAAATATTCCCTTTCAAGGGCCGTTGACATACAAAGAACCGCTCTGGGCATTAAATCTCGTATTATTCCCATGAGCAACCAGAATTCCAATATAACCATTGTGACAGATGAGGGAGATATGGAATTTCATGAGTTCCTCATTGAAAGATCAGGAAAGCCTGAAGTTCTGGATATTCAATACAACACGGTTGAACCATCACCGGGACTTGTTGAATCCATTGAAGAAGCAGATATGGTTGTTTTAGGACCTTCAAATCCAGTTACATCCATAAAACCCATAATATCCATGGATGGTGTTGTTGATGCACTTAAAAAAGCTCATGTTACTGCAGTTTCTCCAATAATTGGAGGTGCTCCTGTAAGTGGTCCTGCAGCGAAGTTTATGAGTGCACTTGGATATGAGGTTTCATGTTCTGGTGTTGCTTCTCTTTATGGTGACTTTTTAGACAGATTTATTATTGATGTTGAAGATGGTAAGTATAAGGAAAAAATAGAAAGACTAATATCGGATGTTGTTGTAACAAACACAAACATGAGAAACATCGGAAATAAATTGATGTTAGCCAGAAGTATTTTGGGTGAAATTTTATGA
- a CDS encoding GTP cyclohydrolase III, whose amino-acid sequence MIQMTLIQIDNYGPWTVTPTPRAEADLQILQSELYADLQRQFAAKGGLVFFTRFDNMLAVTNGVDMEDHRRIQKSIGNRYPITVSMGVATAETPYDAQSKATAALQNYGGAQSEERKEILAIDSLVKKEESFVQIAHIDINGITDTLTDIMPAYDTSFIVNRVQHFLMKKLIEKGSLLFFIGGDNFMSPCNGLTPEGLLKIIEEIKDEINIALKAGVGKAPSAEKAANLADLGLEEIRGGFTYNLVHVMKEAQG is encoded by the coding sequence ATGATTCAGATGACTTTAATTCAAATTGATAACTACGGCCCATGGACCGTGACTCCCACACCAAGGGCAGAGGCAGATCTTCAGATACTGCAATCAGAGCTATATGCAGACCTTCAAAGACAATTTGCAGCAAAAGGAGGTCTCGTTTTCTTCACCCGGTTTGATAATATGCTAGCGGTGACAAACGGCGTTGATATGGAAGACCACCGCAGAATCCAGAAATCCATAGGAAACAGGTACCCCATAACAGTCAGTATGGGCGTTGCAACAGCAGAAACACCCTATGATGCACAGAGCAAGGCAACTGCAGCTCTTCAGAACTATGGAGGGGCTCAGTCCGAGGAGCGAAAGGAGATACTCGCAATAGACAGCCTCGTTAAGAAGGAAGAAAGCTTTGTTCAAATTGCACACATCGACATAAATGGAATTACAGATACACTTACAGATATAATGCCTGCATATGATACTAGTTTTATTGTGAATCGTGTTCAACACTTTTTAATGAAAAAATTGATTGAAAAAGGTTCTCTTTTGTTCTTCATAGGCGGAGACAACTTCATGTCCCCCTGTAATGGATTAACACCAGAGGGACTTCTCAAGATCATAGAAGAAATTAAGGACGAAATAAACATAGCACTTAAAGCTGGTGTTGGAAAGGCTCCAAGCGCTGAAAAAGCTGCAAATCTTGCAGATCTTGGACTTGAGGAAATAAGGGGCGGTTTCACCTACAACCTAGTCCATGTTATGAAGGAAGCCCAAGGATAA
- a CDS encoding MJ0144 family RNA dihydrouridine synthase-like protein, whose product MAGISNGRFCRKMSSYGFDMLTLGGYSADDISAEAGRKILQRGRPEFDMDPSNLPSHIEKEIKIIREGNPWEGLVSVNLRAASPEPMIPISKLDFVDVVEINAHCRQPELVEAGCGQSLLMDPEVLHEFTSHVVKKGKSSVSVKLRANVHGVDDLEIAGAVEDAGADYLHLDAMKPGFNSADYELVRSIKDATDIFLIGNNSIVDLESARKMMAAGADGISIARAAISGILKFDLWDI is encoded by the coding sequence ATGGCAGGTATAAGTAATGGTAGATTCTGCAGAAAAATGTCTTCATACGGCTTTGACATGCTTACACTTGGAGGTTACAGTGCAGATGATATCTCTGCAGAGGCCGGACGTAAAATACTCCAGAGAGGCAGACCAGAATTTGACATGGACCCATCCAACCTTCCCTCCCACATAGAGAAAGAGATAAAAATTATCAGAGAGGGAAATCCTTGGGAAGGTCTTGTATCTGTTAACCTCAGGGCAGCTTCTCCAGAACCCATGATACCCATCTCAAAGCTGGACTTTGTGGATGTTGTTGAGATCAATGCCCACTGCAGACAGCCAGAGCTGGTTGAAGCAGGCTGTGGTCAGAGCTTACTAATGGATCCAGAGGTACTTCATGAATTCACATCCCATGTTGTGAAGAAGGGAAAAAGCAGTGTTTCTGTTAAGTTAAGGGCAAATGTTCATGGTGTTGATGATCTAGAAATTGCGGGTGCTGTTGAAGATGCAGGTGCAGATTATCTCCATCTTGATGCAATGAAACCTGGATTTAACTCTGCAGATTACGAACTGGTGCGTTCCATTAAGGATGCTACAGACATATTTCTCATAGGCAACAATTCCATCGTTGATCTGGAGTCTGCAAGGAAGATGATGGCTGCGGGTGCAGACGGAATATCCATTGCAAGGGCTGCAATATCTGGAATTCTCAAATTCGATCTGTGGGATATATAA
- the atwA gene encoding methyl coenzyme M reductase system, component A2 translates to MSFIELENVTKTFDGVKVLKNLSMTINEGKVLGILGRSGSGKSVLINMLRGMKEYKPDEGRIFYTVALCPGCMRVEAPSKAGTKCGCGCEFGLEKVDFWNSDRKLFAAIKRRISIMLQRTFALYEDDTVIDNVIKSIEGHEYEESTYMAIDLLEMAQMTHRITHIARDLSGGEKQRVVLARQIAKEPMLFLADEPTGTLDPKTAELIHEALIEGVKDKGTTMVITSHWPEVMKKLSNYVIWLEKGEIIEEGKPEEVVKKFLEQVPLPEKKEVYQTGGPIIQMEGVKKHYYSIERGVVKAVDGIDLNVNDSEIFGIVGLSGAGKTTLSRILYGLTEPSSGKIEVKLGENWVDMTEKGPFGRGRVKPYLGILHQEYSLYPHRNVLGNLTEAISLELPAEFAHMKALYVLKAVGFDEDYAKNILKKYPDELSGGERHRVALAQVLIREPKIIILDEPTGTMDPITRVQVTDSIRKARDELSQTFLIISHDMDFVLDVCDRAALMRGGKILKEGDPHSIVEDLTPTEKEKMLTEE, encoded by the coding sequence ATGTCGTTTATAGAATTGGAAAATGTTACTAAAACCTTCGATGGTGTAAAAGTTCTAAAAAATCTGAGCATGACCATAAACGAGGGAAAAGTTCTGGGTATTCTTGGTAGAAGTGGTTCCGGTAAATCCGTACTGATAAACATGCTCAGGGGAATGAAGGAGTACAAACCCGACGAAGGCAGGATCTTTTACACGGTGGCTCTATGTCCAGGGTGTATGAGGGTTGAAGCCCCATCCAAGGCTGGAACTAAGTGTGGATGTGGATGTGAATTTGGACTTGAAAAGGTTGATTTCTGGAACTCTGACAGAAAACTCTTTGCAGCCATTAAAAGAAGGATTTCAATAATGCTGCAGAGGACCTTTGCACTTTATGAGGATGACACAGTTATAGACAACGTTATAAAATCCATTGAAGGCCATGAATACGAGGAAAGCACCTACATGGCAATAGACCTCCTTGAAATGGCCCAGATGACCCACAGGATCACCCACATAGCCAGGGATCTGAGTGGTGGAGAGAAGCAAAGGGTCGTGCTTGCAAGGCAGATAGCAAAGGAGCCTATGCTTTTCCTTGCAGACGAACCAACAGGTACACTTGACCCTAAAACAGCTGAACTCATACACGAGGCTCTTATTGAAGGTGTTAAGGATAAGGGAACCACCATGGTTATAACATCCCACTGGCCAGAGGTTATGAAAAAACTCTCAAACTACGTTATCTGGCTTGAAAAGGGAGAAATAATTGAGGAAGGCAAACCAGAAGAAGTTGTGAAGAAATTCCTTGAACAGGTACCTTTACCTGAGAAGAAGGAAGTTTACCAGACAGGAGGCCCAATAATCCAGATGGAAGGGGTCAAAAAACATTACTACTCCATAGAAAGGGGAGTTGTCAAGGCAGTTGATGGAATAGACCTCAACGTTAACGACAGTGAAATATTTGGAATTGTTGGATTAAGCGGTGCAGGTAAAACAACCCTTTCAAGGATACTCTATGGATTAACAGAACCCAGCAGTGGTAAGATAGAAGTTAAACTCGGGGAGAACTGGGTTGATATGACTGAAAAAGGCCCCTTTGGAAGGGGTCGAGTGAAACCTTACCTTGGAATACTGCACCAGGAGTACAGTTTGTACCCCCACAGGAACGTGCTTGGAAACCTTACAGAGGCAATAAGCCTGGAACTTCCAGCAGAATTTGCACATATGAAAGCACTGTACGTTCTCAAAGCAGTTGGATTTGATGAAGATTACGCTAAAAATATATTGAAGAAATATCCTGATGAACTGAGTGGTGGAGAGCGTCACAGAGTTGCCCTTGCACAGGTGCTCATAAGGGAACCTAAGATAATCATTCTGGATGAACCAACAGGTACCATGGATCCAATAACAAGGGTTCAGGTAACAGATTCTATAAGAAAGGCACGGGATGAGCTTAGTCAGACTTTCCTGATAATATCCCACGATATGGACTTTGTTCTTGATGTGTGTGACAGAGCAGCACTTATGCGTGGTGGGAAAATTCTGAAAGAGGGAGATCCTCATTCAATTGTGGAAGACCTCACACCAACTGAGAAGGAAAAGATGCTTACGGAGGAATAG
- a CDS encoding methanogenesis marker 9 domain-containing protein — MVWEDAPSHVCRGGDKRALAFCCPPVKPCPILYALEDTKITPQEYIEIKEKFGEKSRLGQGEGTCFGSLVWCCKPSKPCPLRDMVMRRIDMDVDEYMKLKKELSEELVGSEGSTLQESVKALSETFNIPEDEAQKVLAECGNDVKTAAKILRMKNLEL; from the coding sequence ATGGTATGGGAAGATGCACCATCACACGTATGTAGGGGAGGAGACAAGAGGGCGTTGGCTTTCTGCTGTCCGCCTGTAAAACCCTGTCCAATATTGTACGCACTTGAAGATACTAAGATCACACCTCAAGAGTACATAGAGATCAAGGAGAAGTTTGGAGAAAAAAGCAGGCTAGGCCAGGGTGAAGGAACCTGTTTCGGTTCACTTGTATGGTGCTGTAAACCATCAAAACCATGCCCCTTAAGGGATATGGTTATGCGCAGAATAGACATGGATGTTGACGAGTACATGAAGCTTAAAAAGGAACTTTCAGAGGAACTCGTTGGTAGCGAGGGATCAACACTCCAAGAAAGTGTGAAGGCACTCTCTGAAACCTTCAACATTCCAGAGGATGAAGCCCAGAAGGTCCTTGCAGAATGTGGCAACGATGTGAAAACAGCTGCCAAAATACTCAGAATGAAGAATCTGGAGTTATAA
- a CDS encoding precorrin-2 dehydrogenase/sirohydrochlorin ferrochelatase family protein has protein sequence MGWTPLFLEMHHKNVLVVGAGEVGERRARRFLEAGASVVVLGSIAPREILELGASLEPMEDAAKWVEWADLVVTATPDTDLNQMIADLAGIKLVNRADAPQNGNFIVPSSFFIGDVQICIFTGGKSPLMSKELRKKIQKVIKTEDVLQLELQDFARNILKKRVDDQKARKKYLYQILNDEKVKKFLEDEDLQGAQVYVECLLSGLKEN, from the coding sequence ATGGGATGGACTCCACTCTTCCTTGAAATGCACCATAAAAATGTTTTAGTGGTGGGTGCAGGAGAGGTGGGAGAAAGGAGAGCCAGAAGATTTCTTGAAGCAGGTGCAAGTGTTGTGGTGCTGGGAAGCATTGCACCCCGTGAGATCCTTGAACTTGGAGCATCCCTAGAACCAATGGAGGATGCTGCAAAATGGGTTGAATGGGCCGACCTTGTGGTTACAGCAACCCCTGACACTGATTTAAACCAGATGATTGCAGATCTTGCAGGAATTAAGCTGGTCAACAGGGCCGATGCACCACAAAATGGTAACTTCATAGTTCCATCATCTTTTTTCATAGGCGATGTACAGATATGCATATTCACAGGCGGTAAAAGCCCCCTCATGTCCAAGGAATTAAGAAAAAAGATACAAAAAGTAATAAAAACTGAGGATGTGCTGCAGCTCGAGCTTCAGGACTTTGCAAGGAACATCCTAAAAAAACGGGTTGATGATCAGAAAGCCCGTAAAAAGTATCTTTATCAAATATTAAATGATGAGAAGGTTAAAAAGTTCCTGGAAGATGAAGATCTTCAGGGGGCCCAGGTTTACGTTGAATGTTTACTATCTGGATTGAAAGAAAATTGA
- the hemA gene encoding glutamyl-tRNA reductase has translation MILNIRVDHKTASIGTMERSAHKLDVAFQEIQNKYPVEEHLQIKTCNRTEFYLVLKDCSMEVECDDFVVETDEKALEHLLRLASGLESMIVGEDQILGQIKDARKRSIKEGCCGRVLNTVFTKAVHVGQSVRKKTRINEGSVSIGSAAVDLAEKVHGNLKCKKVLVVGAGKMGTLVAKALVEKNLKAIVVANRTHDRAVCLARELGGSAIHFNKLAEAMKDADVVISATGAPHPILTYEKVKETVPPENLRNMVMVDIANPRDIEERVSELGVKLFNIDDLRGVADESLKMREAEAVRAEKIVEEELELLHRSLKRMEVEPLISSIRANAEEIRVKETRKALKILGDMNGNEKVVDDLTKVLVKHISYDMIQNLKHAAEMDEKEVIKAAETIFKGKN, from the coding sequence GTGATCCTAAATATCAGAGTCGACCATAAAACTGCAAGCATCGGTACAATGGAGAGATCAGCACATAAACTTGACGTTGCGTTCCAGGAAATTCAGAATAAGTACCCTGTAGAGGAACACCTCCAAATAAAGACCTGCAACAGAACAGAATTTTACCTGGTGCTTAAGGACTGCAGTATGGAAGTGGAATGTGATGATTTCGTGGTTGAAACTGATGAAAAAGCACTTGAACATCTTTTAAGACTTGCATCCGGATTGGAATCCATGATAGTAGGTGAAGACCAGATACTTGGCCAGATAAAGGATGCCCGTAAACGAAGTATTAAGGAAGGATGCTGCGGCAGAGTTTTAAACACTGTTTTTACCAAGGCAGTTCATGTTGGCCAGTCCGTTCGTAAAAAAACCCGGATAAACGAGGGATCCGTGTCCATAGGATCTGCAGCAGTTGACCTTGCAGAGAAGGTTCATGGAAACCTTAAATGTAAGAAGGTCCTGGTTGTGGGTGCTGGTAAGATGGGAACCCTTGTTGCCAAGGCCCTGGTTGAAAAAAATCTTAAAGCAATCGTTGTTGCAAACAGAACCCATGACAGGGCAGTTTGCCTTGCAAGGGAGCTGGGTGGTTCAGCCATACACTTCAACAAACTCGCTGAAGCAATGAAAGATGCAGATGTTGTTATAAGTGCAACAGGAGCCCCACACCCAATTTTAACCTATGAAAAGGTGAAGGAAACTGTGCCTCCAGAAAATCTCAGGAACATGGTGATGGTGGACATTGCAAACCCCCGTGACATAGAGGAGAGGGTTTCAGAACTGGGTGTTAAACTTTTCAACATAGATGATCTTCGTGGAGTTGCAGATGAAAGCCTGAAGATGCGTGAAGCAGAAGCAGTGCGTGCAGAGAAAATAGTTGAAGAGGAACTGGAACTTCTCCATAGATCACTGAAGCGCATGGAAGTTGAACCATTGATATCCAGTATTCGTGCTAATGCCGAGGAAATAAGGGTTAAAGAAACCAGGAAAGCTCTTAAAATTCTTGGAGATATGAATGGTAATGAGAAGGTGGTTGATGACCTTACAAAGGTCCTGGTCAAACACATCTCCTACGATATGATTCAAAACCTGAAGCATGCAGCTGAAATGGATGAAAAAGAGGTTATAAAGGCTGCAGAAACAATTTTTAAGGGTAAAAATTGA
- a CDS encoding DUF4013 domain-containing protein — MNLKEILVDSFWYSVSDWKKLILLGILLVLMDSEGGFSGSLTMNWLNAIILLFILVLGVLEAGYLFRVLEESVEGSKKLPKLNRFREMTVHGIKELLILTIYFAVPSFLFIMLLWSTEASADATIIGFLILILLLGTIYIFFPAVMLNMAHNHGNIRSGLDFRAIIRKIKYLGFKDLVVVYTGIFLILGILKLVLTDNLSTLPLVGDLVSQLIIAPFILLFTTRVLGLMDRGEDSFNH, encoded by the coding sequence ATGAACTTGAAAGAGATACTCGTGGATTCATTCTGGTACTCAGTTTCAGACTGGAAGAAACTCATACTCCTGGGCATTTTACTGGTACTCATGGATTCTGAAGGGGGATTTTCAGGTTCCTTGACTATGAACTGGTTAAATGCCATTATACTCCTTTTCATTTTAGTCTTAGGGGTTCTGGAGGCAGGGTACCTCTTCAGGGTGCTTGAAGAATCTGTGGAAGGATCAAAAAAGCTTCCAAAACTCAACAGATTCCGTGAAATGACGGTTCATGGCATTAAAGAACTACTGATACTCACCATATATTTTGCAGTTCCTTCATTCCTCTTCATCATGCTTCTCTGGAGCACTGAAGCATCTGCAGATGCCACCATAATTGGATTTTTGATCCTCATCCTTTTACTGGGCACCATCTACATCTTCTTTCCTGCAGTCATGCTCAACATGGCCCACAACCATGGGAACATAAGATCAGGCCTGGATTTCAGGGCAATAATCAGGAAAATCAAATATCTGGGCTTCAAGGATCTTGTGGTGGTTTACACTGGAATATTTCTGATACTTGGAATTTTGAAGCTGGTTCTAACTGACAACCTCTCAACCCTGCCTTTGGTGGGAGATCTGGTTTCCCAGCTCATAATAGCACCGTTCATCCTCCTATTCACCACAAGGGTTCTGGGACTTATGGACAGGGGTGAAGATTCATTCAATCATTAA
- a CDS encoding SDR family NAD(P)-dependent oxidoreductase, giving the protein MKNCFDLEGKVAVVTGASGGLGADAARAYAQEGADIALLARRKERLESLAEEIESTGRKALAVQCDVSNEESVKNAVEEVVNHFGKIDILLNNAGVAIRGGVCDLCVEDWDKGMDVNVKGIFLVSKHVIPQMIKNNYGKIVNTSSINSIAGDKEDMFIRHVYNASKAAVRGLTMGMACSYGKYGITVNAVAPGLFESEMTADTLFKSEEFLERYSRVVPMDRPAKKGELNGAIIFFSSDASSYVTGQTIFVDGGFSIV; this is encoded by the coding sequence ATGAAGAATTGTTTTGACCTGGAAGGAAAAGTGGCAGTTGTAACCGGTGCTTCAGGCGGTCTTGGAGCAGATGCAGCAAGGGCATATGCACAGGAAGGTGCTGACATTGCTCTTTTAGCAAGGAGAAAAGAAAGATTAGAATCCCTGGCAGAAGAAATTGAATCAACAGGAAGAAAGGCTCTTGCAGTTCAATGTGATGTATCCAATGAGGAAAGCGTCAAAAATGCAGTTGAAGAGGTAGTTAACCATTTTGGAAAGATAGACATACTCCTGAACAACGCGGGTGTGGCAATTCGCGGGGGTGTATGTGATTTATGTGTTGAAGACTGGGACAAGGGAATGGATGTAAATGTTAAAGGAATCTTCCTGGTCTCAAAACACGTCATTCCACAAATGATCAAAAATAACTACGGGAAAATTGTGAACACCAGTTCCATAAACTCTATAGCTGGTGACAAAGAGGACATGTTCATACGTCACGTTTACAACGCATCAAAAGCAGCTGTTCGTGGTTTAACAATGGGTATGGCATGTTCCTATGGTAAATATGGAATTACAGTAAATGCAGTGGCCCCTGGTCTTTTCGAATCTGAAATGACGGCAGATACACTTTTCAAATCTGAAGAATTCCTGGAAAGATACAGCAGAGTTGTACCCATGGACCGTCCAGCTAAAAAAGGAGAATTAAACGGAGCCATCATATTCTTCTCATCAGATGCCTCATCTTATGTAACTGGACAGACCATCTTCGTTGACGGAGGTTTCTCAATCGTCTGA
- a CDS encoding AAA family ATPase, with amino-acid sequence MKLNNMATDTLVSDKKALRNLPEHVMGAKVVVLQSVGYPFLCNLVENPKIEIFDKELFELYAREQWEDYTVKEGSFLFDQKLLPDYAFKIIKAHPDNSKITEKTSIILMELEESSEVKKIESNVKMSEVIGQERAKTKCKIIMKYLKEPEKFGEWAPRNVLFHGTPGTGKTMLAKSLSNELQVPLFLVKATSLIGEHVGDGSRQIHELFDAASACSPAVIFIDEIDAVGLDRKYQSLRGDVSEVVNALLTEMDGIDYNKGVVTIGATNNPHLLDFAIRSRFEEEIEFVLPDEKERKEILELYIKSMPLPLEADIKKLTTASKGMSGRDIKDKLLKVALHRAISEDRETVTWSDVEYSLKQHKKDKNEPKGMFA; translated from the coding sequence GTGAAACTAAACAATATGGCAACTGATACACTTGTATCAGATAAAAAAGCATTAAGAAATTTACCTGAACATGTAATGGGAGCTAAAGTTGTTGTACTCCAGTCTGTTGGCTACCCATTCCTATGCAACCTGGTTGAAAATCCCAAGATAGAAATATTCGACAAGGAACTCTTCGAATTATATGCAAGGGAGCAGTGGGAAGATTACACAGTTAAAGAAGGTTCATTCTTATTCGATCAGAAATTATTACCAGATTATGCTTTTAAAATAATAAAGGCACATCCAGATAACTCAAAGATCACTGAGAAAACTTCAATCATCCTCATGGAACTTGAAGAATCCAGTGAAGTTAAAAAAATTGAAAGCAACGTTAAAATGTCCGAGGTTATTGGTCAGGAACGTGCCAAGACCAAGTGCAAGATCATCATGAAGTACCTGAAGGAACCTGAGAAGTTCGGGGAATGGGCACCAAGAAACGTCCTCTTCCATGGAACACCAGGAACAGGAAAGACCATGCTTGCAAAATCCCTTTCAAACGAACTTCAAGTCCCACTCTTCCTTGTTAAGGCCACAAGCCTCATAGGGGAGCATGTTGGTGATGGTTCAAGGCAGATACACGAATTATTCGATGCAGCTTCAGCCTGCTCACCAGCAGTGATATTCATAGACGAAATCGATGCAGTGGGTCTTGACAGGAAATACCAGTCCCTCAGGGGAGATGTTTCAGAAGTGGTGAACGCCCTTCTAACTGAAATGGATGGTATAGACTACAACAAGGGTGTTGTCACCATAGGTGCAACCAACAACCCCCACCTTCTGGACTTTGCAATCAGAAGCAGGTTTGAAGAGGAAATAGAATTTGTTCTGCCTGATGAAAAGGAGAGAAAAGAAATTCTGGAGCTTTACATCAAATCCATGCCACTGCCACTTGAAGCTGACATTAAGAAGCTCACAACAGCCAGTAAGGGAATGTCAGGCAGGGACATCAAGGACAAGCTCCTCAAGGTAGCACTTCACAGGGCAATATCCGAGGACAGGGAAACTGTAACATGGAGTGACGTAGAGTACTCCCTGAAACAGCATAAAAAGGATAAAAATGAACCCAAGGGAATGTTCGCCTGA